In one Watersipora subatra chromosome 6, tzWatSuba1.1, whole genome shotgun sequence genomic region, the following are encoded:
- the LOC137397956 gene encoding LOW QUALITY PROTEIN: uncharacterized protein (The sequence of the model RefSeq protein was modified relative to this genomic sequence to represent the inferred CDS: substituted 1 base at 1 genomic stop codon): MVIGGKTQSIVTSQAGLESVPNVRTMTTSAQLAGVSPTVQLHQTRIHDDELLEKIKAQNTVSVAPSRVKGDVSRSTHPGEKIYENLPHQTKVRSHSPSNQHQSVANPDYFHPPTIYSQMKPTKSSRGQTGMREHGLRHSAPGKQLNSQISSGFSADDRMSEHSQPVFNATLISEQMVEPLSQSSSIENLNRASILSSSLGREYDSETGSTKEEPLKVPNSVKLLEPPKEYVPFLESESSWGSDDGSSLHSQSFRVTAARTKRKSQRTHKLGFNNQMKPAAGAHVTEEKEGAESRSVAKDVSYKGLGDDILSITKMWKNLPSNDTWDDKRRALLGDPIMSSITEKMEAILHSPTEPERSTQTRSLSHESAGXSESSLGYTQPSLQSPQDLGLVTREPGEGSSDDLDDSMDLRLKKLHHQQMNESQAEDNKDKRLVGQSCSSISTNLSKIPKLNSKHRSGMPIRHKKSLTNAPPAAVSLSTHDASNPSEDTKEEGVEVIDAPFTERDVSEDLFQAKRLSIAEPTGQSKPSSARDMSDSEEISDDSLEGANNSNKHADLDDSDDSDHQLAEETGIQYLSDYHRMKTRSRQRAPNKKKISFSSDARKQRPGDLLTSGQEGTLLSVNPFMTSSPSPEQSPSQELLSVNPFLSYQEGPVTTPESDAEGKKPRLGILKRSDENAGSQLSLGTCSEFGSHISLASGDSGMSRAGSFPLLTMSDGSKKDFKITFNETDTEDMGNLFRVVRKARSEGAASEPESTDSDSDDDATPIACKNCQLKQPLFKARLIYKMCHGCYTYYCSSDCRREDWTAHKPLCIVSRLSSLARKIFKCIMTDQELLHHCSRFARTGYLCEGRGAVVLSFSSPRKAQLFLSNAKQAKESALYLCVKDLQKFSFDDKRDKDQLISNCKHYNPDEKFVLHLAIKMTRSLSGQAVEPRIKGREFHKWARLRLSERHNVVQGERYGEEDTLILTALSSAPEQNGTDHIDLKSREVFFATVVTKLRKRGISLRHQYPDVYNALCHYVKTGKVFAPISLFAFNLHTQKRFMCCIMPYSDPDVTWGNNPHLLEDLDLVVTL, from the exons ATGGTCATAGGTGGAAAAACTCAATCTATTGTAACAAGTCAGGCAGGGCTAGAATCTGTTCCCAATGTTCGAACTATGACTACATCCGCGCAGTTAGCGGGAGTTTCTCCAACTGTGCAGTTGCATCAGACACGTATCCATGATGATGAACTGCTTGAAAAGATAAAAGCACAAAACACAGTTTCTGTTGCTCCCTCAAGGGTAAAGGGAGATGTCTCAAGGTCGACTCACCCCGGTGAGAAAATCTATGAAAACCTTCCTCATCAAACAAAAGTAAGATCTCACTCACCTTCTAATCAACATCAATCGGTTGCTAATCCTGACTATTTCCATCCTCCAACCATATATAGTCAAATGAAGCCGACAAAGAGTTCACGGGGTCAAACAGGCATGAGAGAACATGGTCTCCGCCATTCTGCGCCCGGAAAGCAACTAAACAGTCAAATAAGTTCTGGGTTTTCGGCGGATGATCGGATGTCAGAGCATTCCCAGCCAGTCTTCAATGCCACTCTCATATCTGAACAAATGGTAGAACCTCTCAGCCAGTCATCATCAATTGAAAATTTGAACAGAGCCTCAATTTTGTCTAGTAGTCTTGGTAGAGAGTACGACTCCGAAACAGGAAGTACCAAAGAGGAACCATTAAAAGTTCCTAATTCGGTCAAACTTTTGGAGCCTCCAAAGGAGTACGTTCCATTTCTGGAGTCG GAAAGTAGTTGGGGGTCAGATGACGGAAGCTCGCTGCACTCTCAATCTTTCCGAGTCACGGCTGCTCGAACCAAGAGAAAAAGTCAAAGAACACATAAGCTGGGTTTTAATAATCAGATGAAACCTGCAGCAGGTGCTCATGTGACAGAGG AGAAAGAGGGAGCAGAAAGCCGCAGCGTTGCAAAGGATGTATCATATAAAGGACTTGGAGATGATATACTCTCTATTACAAAAATGTGGAAAAATCTGCCTTCAAATGACACTTGGGATG ACAAAAGACGGGCATTGCTGGGCGACCCGATCATGTCGTCAATAACAGAAAAGATGGAGGCTATACTTCACTCTCCTACTGAACCAGAGAGGTCAACACAGACAAGATCTCTGTCTCATGAAAGTGCAGGTTAGTCTGAATCTAGTTTAGGTTATACT CAACCGTCTCTTCAATCGCCTCAAGATCTAGGACTAGTTACCAGAGAACCTGGAGAGGGCTCCTCCGATGATTTGGATGACAGTATGGATCTTAGGTTAAAGAAACTTCATCACCAACAGATGAACGAATCACAGGCAGAGGATAATAAGGATAAGCGCTTAGTTGGCCAATCATGTTCTTCCATCTCAACGAATTTGTCGAAGATTCCTAAGCTCAACTCTAAACACCGCTCTGGCATGCCCATACGTCATAAGAAGTCCTTGACAAACGCTCCTCCAGCAGCCGTTTCTCTCAGCACCCATGATGCCAGTAATCCTTCTGAAGATACCAAAGAAGAAGGGGTTGAAGTTATTGATGCTCCTTTTACTGAGCGTGACGTGTCAGAGGATTTATTTCAAGCTAAACGCCTGTCGATTGCA GAACCTACCGGACAATCTAAGCCTAGCTCGGCTAGAGATATGAGTGACAGTGAAGAGATCAGTGATGATAGTCTAGAAGGAGCAAACAACTCCAACAAACATG CTGACCTTGATGATTCTGATGACTCTGACCACCAGCTAGCAGAAGAAACAGGAATACAATATTTATCAG ACTATCACAGAATGAAGACAAGGTCTAGACAGCGAGCaccaaataaaaagaaaatatcaTTCTCTTCCGATGCTCGAAAGCAGCGACCGGGTGATCTTCTGACCTCTGGGCAAGAAGGCACGTTGCTGTCTGTCAACCCCTTCATGACCTCTTCACCTTCTCCAGAACAGTCACCCTCTCAGGAACTGCTGTCCGTTAACCCCTTTCTGTCATATCAGGAAGGGCCTGTCACCACCCCTGAATCAGATGCTGAAGGCAAAAAACCAAGACTAGGGATACTCAAGCGATCAGATGAGAATGCTGGCAGTCAACTGAGCCTAG GCACATGCTCAGAGTTTGGATCACACATCAGTTTGGCCAGTGGAGATAGTGGAATGTCACGAGCTGGGAGTTTTCCTCTCCTAACAATGTCAGATGGCTCAAAGAAAGACTTTAAGATTACCTTCAATGAAACCGATACAGAAGATATGGGAAATCTCTTTAGAGTTGTGCGAAAA GCGAGGTCAGAAGGTGCTGCCAGTGAACCTGAGTCAACAGATAGCGATAGTGATGACGATGCCACCCCTATTGCTTGCAAGAACTGTCAGCTAAAGCAGCCATTGTTCAAAGCCAGACTCATCTATAAGATGTGCCATGGCTGTTACACCTATTACTGCAG CTCGGACTGCCGGAGAGAAGATTGGACAGCGCACAAGCCTCTCTGTATTGTCAGCCGACTGAGTTCTCTGGCTAGGAAGATATTCAAGTGCATTATGACAGACCAGGAGTTGCTTCACCACTGCTCACGTTTCGCCAGAACTGGGTATCTCTGTGAAG GTAGGGGCGCCGTAGTACTTTCCTTCTCATCTCCCCGCAAGGCTCAGCTTTTCTTAAGCAATGCTAAACAGGCTAAGGAATCAGCACTCTATCTATGTGTCAAGGACTTGCAGAAGTTTAGCTTTGACGATAAGagagacaag GATCAACTCATCTCAAACTGTAAACACTACAATCCAGACGAAAAGTTTGTCCTCCATCTTGCAATTAAAATGACAAGAAGTCTTTCCGGCCAGGCTGTGGAGCCTCGCATCAAGGGGAGAGAATTCCACAAGTGGGCCAGACTACGGCTGAGTGAGCGACACAATGTCGTGCAG GGTGAGAGATATGGGGAGGAGGACACTTTGATACTGACGGCCCTCTCCAGTGCCCCGGAGCAAAATGGAACGGATCACATAGATCTTAAATCTAGAGAAGTCTTCTTTGCCACAGTGGTCACCAAGTTGCGCAAAAGAGGCATTTCTCTTCGACATCAG TACCCGGATGTGTACAACGCCCTCTGCCATTATGTGAAAACAGGAAAGGTCTTCGCTCCCATCTCGCTCTTTGCTTTCAACCTCCACACACAGAAAAGGTTCATGTGCTGCATCATGCCCTACAGTGACCCTGATGTGACATGGGGCAACAACCCTCACCTCTTGGAGGATCTTGACCTCGTAGTGActttgtaa